The following proteins are co-located in the Vanessa cardui chromosome 15, ilVanCard2.1, whole genome shotgun sequence genome:
- the LOC124535692 gene encoding uncharacterized protein LOC124535692 codes for MEASPDAPRRTRAALAEIPARLDRLRVTPLRPLTNTREVSPSLPPGYLSPAPSPDEFLIQQRGRKRLPVTWSPDIDLKRSAFQSTVRTPPKNTPGRNSPPRLGVTLRSTPRKRLLLGDVERVPLTPEKIDFSEISTPQKFKITSPLKFTPPIKRSRLEHTFDGEFKGPLDTALKGLSPTQLIHMIKRITHKHPDIEQDIRKEMPTPDLTPLEEKLSYLKSNIFKSLPTSRLTSKTDSPAYSRVATHLAAFKKCLIEQGKVLVDSQHWETVMKYVFLAWSYVRATPVWDNQPHNAQRKQCFKALTNFCMTALKKGDFDSCFMADVQDKLQGMEADSEEVQSCLKYVQGHLRDH; via the exons ATGGAGGCGTCACCAGACGCTCCAAGACGCACCCGCGCTGCGCTGGCAGAGATTCCGGCACGATTAGACCGTTTGCGGGTCACTCCCTTGCGTCCCCTTACCAATACGAGGGAGGTATCGCCATCCCTCCCGCCGGGGTACCTCAGCCCTGCGCCTTCACCTGATGAGTTTCTTATCCAGCAAAGAG GTCGTAAACGTCTGCCAGTGACATGGTCGCCCGACATCGATTTAAAGCGATCAGCTTTTCAGTCTACGGTCCGTACACCGCCTAAAAATACACCAGGACGAAACTCACCGCCTAGGCTCGGTGTAACATTACGTTCTACACCAAGAAAGCGTCTTCTATTAGGCGACGTAGAACGAGTACCACTCACCCCAGAAAAGATTGACTTTAGCGAAATTAGTACGCcgcaaaaatttaaaatcacaaGCCCGCTCAAATTTACTCCGCCTATAAAGCGGTCACGCCTAGAACATACCTTCGATGGAGAATTTAAGGGGCCGTTAGACACGGCACTGAAAGGGCTGAGTCCAACACAGCTCATACACATGATAAAGAGAATAACCCATAAGCATCCAGACATTGAACAGGATATAAGAAAAGAAATGCCGACACCTGATTTGACTCCTTTGGAGGAAAAGCTATCTTATCTTAAATCGAACATATTCAAAAGCCTTCCAACATCACGTTTGACATCTAAGACTGACTCCCCCGCTTATTCGCGGGTCGCAACCCACCTTGCTGCTTTTAAGAAGTGCCTCATCGAGCAAGGAAAGGTTCTGGTTGATTCTCAACACTGGGAAACTgttatgaaatatgtatttctCGCTTGGAGCTATGTGAGGGCTACACCGGTCTGGGATAATCAGCCTCATAATGCCCAGAGGAAGCAGTGCTTTAAAGCGCTAACAAATTTCTGTATGACAGCACTCAAGAAGGGTGATTTTGATAGTTGTTTCATGGCAGATGTTCAAGATAAGCTGCAAGGTATGGAAGCTGATAGTGAAGAGGTCCAATCTTGCCTTAAATATGTTCAAGGGCATTTGCGCGATCATtag
- the LOC124535680 gene encoding xanthine dehydrogenase/oxidase-like: protein MTCVEFTVNGQKCTVNNLLHRDTSLSAYIRYFLGLPGTKAMCRQGVCGACIVNVSARRHTTGEIETFSVNSCLVLVFSCHGWDITTVEAIGSRGLGYSEFQKRIAAFHGTQCGFCTPGWVMQMQSLLPKNLMMIELENSFGSNTCRCTGYRSIFDTIKSFAVDASPELCQQVDDIEELATCIKDRTRICNRKCSETNSEDDWTVLSADPEAVITVHFGDKIFFKVFREDQIFQLFNSYGVDNYLFIDGNTGRAVVHEIEYPAVVIDISAVSSLKQYHFDQNLVLGANISLEECLEIFKKTAATMDDFKYLEEFAKHLDLVAQIPVRNIGSLAGNLMLKHIKPSYRSDVFVLFEAVGATVTIRGAGNFLVSMSLPDFLKYDMRGKLILNFELPPQGPNHIIRSYKVMPRSQNALAIVNAAFNIKINPSTSVIEKATIVYGNISAAFIHATQTEKYLKGKNVFSNNVLQGAISRLNTELVPVDDPAEPTPAIRKKMAIGLFYKFILSIAPISILKPIYQSGGTPLTRPLSSGKQDFQTDSSLYPLNQPVQKLEAIIQSSGEARYVNDIPPLPKEVFGAFVLSTVHNGDVDVVDVEGALDIPDVIAVYTAKDIPGVNSFTFPGFQLQKEDEEVLADTNIKYYGQPVAIVVATSEELATSVARKVKVTYKNVTNVAPVLTINKAKLDKKRVISGDTMEPKGRGTNVRKVIKGVFEVGAQYHYYLEPLSCVTIPVDNGFEVHDVTQWMDLTQGAVSRFLNISESDVHVKVRRLGGGFGGKISRNVQVACASALVAKTLDRPCRFILPLDTNLTIAGRRLPCQCEYEVGVDNDGKIQYLNASLTEDDGFSHNENVLSYVVSSFANCYNTDYFSVKSFAVTTDLPSNTFARAPGTLEGIASIENIMEHIAVAVNKDPTDVRLANMVKEENDLPTLINTLKASAEYERRSQEIKLFNKNNRWRKKSIQISVMLFPVIYYGNYTAMVSIYRGDGSVTVTTGGIEMGQGVNTKAAQVCAYELGIPLEKVTIIPNYSFVAANNIFSGSSIVSESVCFSIIKACNTLKERLKPIKDQMINPTWEELIKKAGDELIDLTATYMMTDKEPELQGYNVFAVTILEVELDVLTGKFQISRADILEDVGLSANPKIDVGQVEGAYVQGLSYFTSEKLIFDKTTGQLLTSDALSYEVYLAKDIPVDFRVNLRYNSNNPKGVLGSKAVGEMGICSSHGIIYALRQCIRESRIDSGYDANQWFDMDLPLTTESILKALNVKNFEFILY, encoded by the exons ATGACTTGTGTGGAGTTTACGGTGAACGGGCAGAAATGTACCG TCAACAATCTTTTACACCGCGACACATCGTTGTCCGCCTATATCAGGTATTTCCTGGGCCTCCCCGGCACTAAGGCGATGTGTCGTCAAGGAGTTTGCGGGGCGTGTATTGTGAACGTGAGCGCTCGGAGGCATACAACTGGGGAAATCGAGACATTTTCTGTTAATTCT TGTTTAGTTTTGGTGTTTTCCTGCCATGGATGGGACATCACAACTGTGGAAGCGATTGGTAGTCGGGGCCTGGGTTACAGCGAGTTCCAGAAGCGAATCGCCGCGTTCCATGGCACCCAATGCGGATTTTGCACCCCTGGATGGGTTATGCAGATGCAAAG TCTCCTACCAAAGAATTTGATGATGATTGAACTAGAGAACTCATTTGGCAGTAACACTTGCCGATGTACGGGATACAGGTCGATATTTGACACGATCAAGTCATTCGCTGTGGACGCCAGTCCTGAGCTCTGCCAACAAGTTGATGATATTGAAGAGTTAGCCACGTGTATCAAGGATAGAACGAGGATCTGTAACAGGAAGTGCTCTGAAACAAATAGCGAAGACGATTGGACTGTCCTCAGCGCAGATCCCGAGGCTGTGATAACGGTTCATTTCGGCGATAAGATATTCTTTAAGGTCTTTCGAGAAGATCAAATATTTCAACTTTTTAACAGCTACGGTGTTGATAATTATTTGTTCATCGATGGAAACACTGGCAGAG CTGTTGTACACGAAATTGAATATCCTGCAGTAGTCATAGACATAAGCGCTGTGTCGTCGCTGAAACAGTATCACTTCGATCAGAATCTCGTGTTAGGAGCGAATATATCTCTAGAAGAATGTTTGGAAATCTTCAAAAAGACTGCAGCCACTATGgacgattttaaatatttggaagAATTCGCCAAACATCTTGATCTGGTCGCTCAAATCCCAGTCAGAAAT ATTGGTTCATTGGCCGGTAACTTAATGCTGAAGCACATTAAGCCATCATATCGGTCCGATGTGTTTGTGTTGTTTGAAGCAGTGGGGGCTACAGTCACTAtac GTGGCGCAGGCAATTTTTTAGTCAGTATGAGTTTACCGGATTTTCTTAAGTACGACATGAGaggaaaattaattttgaactttGAATTACCTCCACAAGGACCTAATCATATAATAAGAAGTTACAAG GTAATGCCAAGAAGTCAAAACGCGTTAGCCATAGTGAACGCTGCGTTCAACATCAAAATCAATCCAAGCACGAGCGTTATCGAAAAAGCTACGATTGTCTATGGTAATATATCAGCTGCATTTATTCACGCGACCCAAACTGAGAAATATTTGAAGGGGAAAAATGTATTCAGCAACAACGTCTTACAAGGAGCTATAAGTCGCTTGAATACAGAATTGGTTCCTGTTGACGATCCAGCGGAACCGACTCCGGCGATTAGGAAAAAAATGGCGATAGGGCTGTTTTACaag TTCATCCTAAGTATAGCACCAATCAGCATTTTAAAGCCGATTTATCAATCTGGGGGTACTCCTCTCACTCGTCCTCTTTCAAGCGGAAAGCAAGACTTCCAAACCGACTCCTCTCTGTATCCTCTGAACCAACCGGTGCAAAAACTCGAAGCAATTATACAGAGCTCCGGGGAGGCTCGGTATGTTAATGACATACCACCGTTACCAAAAGAAGTTTTCGGTGCATTTGTTCTGTCAACGGTACACAATGGTGACGTGGATGTAGTCGATGTTGAAGGTGCACTG GATATACCAGACGTGATAGCGGTGTACACGGCCAAAGATATACCAGGCGTGAACTCATTCACGTTTCCGGGTTTCCAACTGCAAAAGGAAGATGAAGAAGTCTTAGcagatacaaatattaaatactacgGGCAACCAGTAGCAATAGTCGTCGCAACATCCGAGGAATTAGCGACAAGTGTTGCCAGAAAAGTTAAAGTAACGTATAAAAATGTAACCAATGTCGCTCCAGTATTGACGATAAATAAAGCTAAGCTAGACAAGAAGAGAGTTATATCTGGAGACACGATGGAACCAAAAGGTCGGGGGACTAATGTGAGGAAAGTGATTAAAGGTGTCTTCGAGGTGGGCGCCCAGTACCATTACTACTTGGAACCTTTGTCATGTGTTACGATACCGGTGGATAATGGGTTCGAAGTGCACGATGTCACGCAATGGATGGATTTGACTCAAGGAGCTGTGTCACGATTCTTGAATATATCGGAAAGCga TGTCCACGTAAAGGTCCGTCGATTGGGCGGAGGTTTCGGAGGGAAAATAAGTCGGAATGTGCAAGTAGCTTGTGCAAGCGCACTCGTCGCTAAGACCCTGGACCGTCCGTGCAGGTTTATACTGCCTCTGGATACCAACCTAACCATTGCAGGCCGGAGGTTACCGTGTCAGTGCGAATACGAG GTCGGCGTTGACAACGATGGAAAGATCCAATACTTGAACGCTTCGTTGACGGAAGACGACGGTTTTTCCCACAACGAGAACGTCTTGTCTTACGTTGTAAGCAGCTTTGCAAATTGCTACAACACAGATTACTTTAGCGTCAAAAGTTTTGCTGTTACTACAGACCTGCCGTCTAATACTTTCGCCAGAGCACCAG gtACGTTAGAAGGCATTGCTAGCATCGAAAATATTATGGAACACATAGCGGTTGCCGTGAACAAGGATCCCACTGACGTACGGCTGGCAAACATGGTTAAAGAAGAAAACGATCTCCCTACCCTCATCAATACATTAAAAGCGTCTGCCGAATACGAGAGGCGTTCAcaggaaattaaattattcaacaaaaacaacagatGGAGGAAGAAGTCTATACAGATCAGTGTAATGCTCTTTCCGGTGATATATTACGGCAACTACACCGCCATGGTCTCTATTTACCGAGGAGATGGTTCAGTGACGGTCACCACGGGCGGTATCGAAATGGGTCAGGGGGTCAACACGAAAGCCGCCCAAGTCTGCGCTTACGAATTGGGCATACCGTTAGAAAAAGTAACCATCATTCCAAACTATTCATTCGTCGCggcgaataatatattttcaggaTCGAGTATCGTAAGCGAATCAGTTTGCTTCTCCATAATTAAGGCTTGTAATACACTGAAAGAGAGATTGAAGCCGATAAAAGACCAGATGATTAATCCCACGTGGGAGGAATTGATAAAGAAAGCCGGGGACGAGCTGATAGACCTAACGGCGACTTACATGATGACGGATAAGGAGCCGGAGCTGCAGGGTTACAACGTGTTCGCGGTTACGATACTGGAAGTGGAGTTGGATGTACTGACGGGAAAGTTCCAAATATCAAGAGCTGATATCTTGGAGGATGTCGGCTTGAGCGCAAATCCCAAGATAGATGTTGGACag GTGGAAGGTGCGTATGTACAGGGCTTGAGTTACTTCACGAGCGAAAAACTCATATTTGACAAGACGACCGGGCAGTTGCTTACAAGCGACGCGCTGAGCTACGAAGTCTACCTCGCTAAAGACATTCCCGTCGATTTCAGAGTCAACTTAAGATATAATTCTAATAATCCAAAAGGAGTTCTCGGCTCTaaag CTGTCGGGGAGATGGGTATCTGTTCGTCCCATGGTATTATCTATGCCCTAAGGCAATGCATCAGGGAGTCCCGGATAGATTCTGGCTATGATGCTAACCAGTGGTTCGATATGG atttgcCTTTGACTACGGAATCTATATTAAAGGCTCTGAACGTTAAAAACTTTGAATTTATCTTGTATTAA